The Pyrus communis chromosome 9, drPyrComm1.1, whole genome shotgun sequence genome has a segment encoding these proteins:
- the LOC137745429 gene encoding pyruvate decarboxylase 4-like, with protein sequence MSYDQNPVQKPIDTKIGSLDVCKPACTDVDSLPNSAALAIQSFAPSTVNSSDATLGGHIAHRLVQIGVTDVFTVPGDLNLTLIAHLIAEPGLTNISCCNKLNVGYAADGYAQSRGVGACVVTFTVGGLSVLNAIAGAYSESLPLICIVGGPNLNDYGTHRILHHTIGLPDFSQELTCFQTVTCYQKYTDQIETATNEQINEPVA encoded by the exons ATGTCG TACGATCAAAACCCAGTTCAAAAACCTATAGACACCAAAATCGGTTCCCTCGACGTCTGCAAGCCTGCGTGCACTGACGTCGACAGCCTACCGAACAGCGCCGCTTTAGCAATCCAAAGCTTTGCCCCCTCCACCGTCAACTCCTCTGACGCCACTCTGGGTGGCCACATCGCCCACCGACTCGTCCAAATCGGCGTCACCGACGTGTTCACTGTCCCCGGTGACTTGAACTTAACCCTCATTGCCCACCTCATCGCCGAGCCCGGGCTCACCAACATCAGCTGCTGCAACAAACTCAACGTCGGGTACGCTGCTGACGGCTACGCCCAGTCTCGGGGAGTCGGGGCGTGTGTTGTTACTTTCACTGTGGGTGGGCTCAGTGTTCTCAATGCTATCGCGGGAGCTTACAGTGAGAGTCTGCCATTGATTTGTATAGTTGGAGGACCCAACTTGAACGATTACGGGACGCACAGGATTCTTCACCACACTATTGGGTTACCGGATTTTAGCCAAGAGCTGACATGCTTCCAAACCGTCACTTGCTATCAGAAATACACTGACCAAATTGAGACCGCCACTAACGAGCAGATCAATGAACCAGTGGCCTGA